The Pseudomonadota bacterium genome contains a region encoding:
- a CDS encoding lmo0937 family membrane protein, protein MLETIAIVLLILWLLGLVSSYTMGGFIHILLVLAVVIVVLRLIQGRRLV, encoded by the coding sequence ATGCTTGAAACTATCGCAATTGTCTTGCTTATCCTTTGGCTACTGGGTTTGGTTTCCTCGTATACGATGGGTGGATTTATTCATATTCTTCTGGTGCTCGCCGTTGTTATCGTAGTGCTTCGTCTCATTCAGGGGCGCCGGCTCGTCTAA
- a CDS encoding twin-arginine translocation pathway signal protein, translating into MHSKRTNLLALVLATASIAAMSVMNPAIAATAEDLDKDSHQALQTLYKAEPVAETLSRTAKAVLVFPNMVKAGLVFGGSYGEGVLIKNSKVIDYYNSVTGSWGLQIGAQSYGYAVFLMSDKAVKYIEETKGWEIGVGPTIVVVDKGVAKNLSTSALKDDAYAFVFSQQGLMAGLSIEGTKISRIKR; encoded by the coding sequence ATGCACAGTAAACGAACCAATCTGCTCGCGCTTGTGCTCGCAACGGCATCCATCGCCGCGATGAGTGTAATGAATCCGGCAATCGCGGCGACCGCGGAGGACCTGGATAAGGATTCGCACCAGGCCTTGCAGACCCTCTATAAAGCCGAGCCTGTTGCCGAGACCTTGTCGCGCACTGCCAAGGCCGTACTTGTGTTTCCGAATATGGTTAAAGCCGGCCTCGTATTCGGCGGCAGTTACGGTGAAGGCGTGTTGATAAAGAACTCGAAAGTCATCGACTACTACAACTCAGTCACTGGATCCTGGGGCTTGCAAATCGGCGCCCAATCGTACGGGTATGCCGTATTCCTGATGTCGGACAAGGCCGTTAAATATATCGAAGAGACAAAGGGCTGGGAAATTGGCGTCGGCCCAACCATTGTCGTGGTCGATAAAGGCGTCGCGAAGAATCTTTCGACATCCGCGCTGAAGGATGACGCTTATGCCTTTGTCTTCAGCCAGCAAGGCTTAATGGCCGGCCTCAGCATTGAAGGAACGAAAATTTCCCGAATCAAACGATAA
- a CDS encoding DMT family transporter → MNVGTRALTVGAFATLMLIALMMGANHVAARIAFNNGVDVATAVVFRSVVTTLVIALLLVLQRVPIAFNARHRRFLPVIGLLVGVQSLCLYSAVARLPVALALLAFNTYPLWTALWASLLYRKPPERAVLLAMPVILLGLALALDVLGAASGLGAAAQWSRIGVGVLFALAAAATFGAALVFTQYEAADIDGRVRTATTLGLASVIALASVAVQGGFHFPQAPAGWWGLAALTFLYGTAFTIMFTVLPRLGVVGNSAIMNVEPVFALVLGWTLLGQAIAPVQVAGALLVVGAVMMLGLRRRV, encoded by the coding sequence ATGAACGTTGGTACCCGCGCACTCACGGTCGGCGCATTCGCCACTCTGATGCTGATTGCCCTGATGATGGGCGCCAACCATGTCGCGGCACGGATCGCGTTCAACAATGGCGTCGATGTGGCCACCGCCGTGGTGTTCCGCAGCGTCGTCACCACTCTGGTGATCGCTCTGTTGCTGGTCCTGCAGCGGGTGCCGATCGCCTTTAATGCACGCCATCGCCGGTTTCTTCCGGTCATCGGCTTGCTGGTGGGCGTGCAAAGCCTTTGCCTTTATTCGGCGGTGGCGCGATTGCCTGTCGCGCTGGCGCTGCTGGCCTTCAATACGTATCCGTTGTGGACGGCGCTATGGGCGTCGCTGCTCTACCGCAAGCCGCCCGAGCGTGCAGTGCTGTTGGCGATGCCGGTGATCCTGCTGGGCCTGGCGCTGGCACTCGATGTGCTCGGTGCGGCATCCGGGCTGGGCGCCGCCGCCCAGTGGAGCCGCATCGGCGTTGGGGTGTTGTTCGCACTGGCCGCTGCGGCTACTTTTGGTGCGGCGCTGGTATTCACTCAGTATGAAGCGGCCGATATCGATGGCCGGGTACGCACCGCCACAACGCTTGGGCTGGCCAGTGTGATCGCACTGGCCAGCGTGGCCGTGCAGGGTGGCTTTCACTTCCCGCAGGCCCCTGCCGGCTGGTGGGGGCTGGCCGCCCTGACGTTCCTGTATGGCACCGCATTCACCATCATGTTCACCGTATTGCCGCGCCTGGGTGTCGTCGGCAACTCGGCCATCATGAACGTGGAGCCGGTGTTCGCGCTGGTGCTGGGGTGGACGTTGCTGGGGCAGGCCATCGCGCCGGTACAGGTCGCGGGGGCCTTGCTGGTCGTCGGCGCAGTGATGATGCTCGGCCTGCGCCGGCGGGTCTGA
- a CDS encoding nitronate monooxygenase produces MTTLSNRLTRTLDLRHPIVSAPMAFAGGGALAAAVSRAGGLGLIGGGYGDPTWLGEQFEAARGARVGVGFITWSLRKSPSLLTDVLKHRPAAVMLSFGDPRPFVDEIRAAGAVLICQCQGLAHVEDAVDVRADVVVAQGAEAGGHGALRGTLSFVPEAADFLARNSPDALLLAAGGIADGRSLAGALMLGADGVLVGTRLWASQEALVKQGHHDAIVETGGDGTLRTRVADIARQLPWPRGFTARIRRNAFTDRWHGREELLEKSLAVEGPRYRQAFADGDPENTGVWFGEAAGLIHAIEPAADIVERMVAEAVGRLAAYGGASLS; encoded by the coding sequence ATGACTACGCTTTCGAACCGACTTACCCGAACCCTGGATCTGCGGCATCCAATCGTCTCGGCGCCGATGGCCTTCGCCGGCGGCGGCGCGCTCGCGGCGGCGGTCAGCCGTGCCGGCGGCCTGGGATTGATAGGCGGCGGATACGGCGACCCCACCTGGCTCGGGGAGCAGTTCGAAGCGGCGCGCGGCGCAAGAGTAGGCGTCGGCTTCATCACCTGGTCACTGCGCAAGTCGCCGTCGCTGTTGACCGACGTGCTGAAGCATCGTCCGGCCGCGGTGATGCTGTCCTTCGGCGATCCCCGGCCGTTCGTAGACGAAATCCGCGCGGCCGGCGCGGTCCTGATCTGTCAGTGTCAGGGGCTGGCGCATGTCGAGGACGCTGTGGATGTACGCGCCGATGTGGTCGTCGCACAGGGGGCCGAGGCCGGCGGACATGGTGCCTTGCGCGGTACGCTGAGCTTCGTGCCGGAGGCCGCGGATTTTCTTGCCCGGAATTCCCCGGACGCGCTGCTGCTCGCGGCGGGCGGCATCGCCGACGGGCGCAGTCTGGCTGGCGCGTTGATGCTCGGCGCCGACGGCGTGCTGGTGGGCACGCGCCTGTGGGCGTCGCAGGAGGCCTTGGTGAAACAAGGCCACCACGATGCGATCGTCGAAACCGGCGGCGACGGCACCTTGCGCACACGGGTGGCCGACATCGCGCGGCAGCTGCCCTGGCCGCGCGGGTTTACCGCGCGCATCCGCCGCAACGCCTTCACCGATCGCTGGCATGGCCGCGAGGAGCTGCTGGAGAAGAGCCTCGCCGTGGAGGGACCGCGCTATCGCCAGGCTTTTGCTGACGGCGATCCGGAAAACACCGGCGTGTGGTTCGGCGAAGCCGCGGGCCTCATCCACGCGATCGAGCCTGCGGCCGACATCGTCGAGCGCATGGTGGCAGAGGCGGTTGGGCGCCTTGCCGCTTATGGCGGCGCGTCGCTAAGCTGA
- a CDS encoding glycine zipper 2TM domain-containing protein, whose amino-acid sequence MQAIQRTAFSAVAIALLFGLGGCSGMSTQDKNTAIGAGVGAVGGSVLTGGSTLGTVGGAAVGGIIGRKVNDDDE is encoded by the coding sequence ATGCAGGCGATACAGCGGACTGCGTTCAGTGCGGTTGCAATAGCACTGCTATTCGGCTTGGGTGGTTGTTCCGGCATGTCGACACAGGACAAGAACACCGCGATCGGCGCCGGCGTCGGTGCCGTCGGAGGCTCTGTGCTTACCGGGGGCAGCACGCTCGGCACCGTCGGCGGTGCAGCCGTGGGCGGCATCATCGGCCGCAAAGTCAACGACGACGACGAATGA
- a CDS encoding coiled coil domain-containing protein, which yields MDKELYQRKMQAHLDEWKADVDKLRARVSRASADTQLKMNEQIKELDSKIAEGKVKVSELSGASEDAWESIREGVESAWDSLKSAVSEATAKFKD from the coding sequence ATGGATAAAGAGTTGTACCAGCGGAAGATGCAGGCCCATCTGGATGAGTGGAAGGCAGACGTCGATAAGCTCAGGGCCAGGGTGTCGAGGGCCAGTGCAGACACGCAACTGAAGATGAACGAGCAGATTAAGGAGCTTGACAGTAAGATCGCGGAAGGCAAGGTGAAGGTATCGGAACTTTCCGGGGCCAGCGAAGACGCCTGGGAGTCAATCAGGGAGGGCGTGGAATCTGCCTGGGATTCGTTGAAGTCTGCGGTTAGTGAAGCTACCGCGAAATTCAAGGACTAG
- a CDS encoding DUF1840 domain-containing protein — protein MLVTFSCPAYAGITMFGDVAVQLLKMMGHSGTVPSALVAAIVPTALERLEAAVAAAGQSPAPLETPQAEDEEPAVSLGHRALPLIKLLKAAAKAECNVM, from the coding sequence ATGCTGGTAACCTTTTCGTGTCCTGCCTACGCGGGCATCACGATGTTCGGTGACGTGGCGGTCCAGCTGCTTAAGATGATGGGGCACAGCGGGACGGTACCCAGCGCGCTTGTGGCCGCGATTGTGCCGACGGCACTCGAACGGCTTGAGGCCGCGGTCGCGGCAGCGGGGCAGTCGCCTGCACCGCTAGAAACCCCTCAAGCAGAAGACGAAGAACCCGCGGTTAGTCTGGGTCACCGCGCCTTGCCGCTGATCAAATTGCTCAAGGCGGCGGCGAAAGCCGAGTGCAACGTGATGTAG
- a CDS encoding AsmA family protein, giving the protein MSKSLTIISFTISVFVGLLVLIAIVLLFFLDINAYKPRFEATISDTLGMKVNIDGRLEIGLFPNLFVTLKDVHIRNRGTEVANAREARVGIDVFPLFQKEVRIKKIVVEHPSISIEKARDGKYNFEKSEEAEGPLPNLILAKVSFSNGTLRYVGKQSGDGFEAGDCNLDMSRLQLSVKEHPGIMRNLSFAAELACGEVRTKDYTASDLKLSVTGQRGVFELKPLTMRVFAGQGSGSMRADFTGAVPLYDVRYSLSQFRIEEFLKNLSTQKTAEGPMDFSADLSLQGETVNKLRRSMRGRITLRGKNLILYGRDLDQEFARFESSQTFNLVDLGALFFAGPVGLTVTKGYNFASILQGSEGRSEIRTLVSDWKVEGGAAQSQDVAMATDKNRVALQGGLDFVSERFDAVTVALIDSQGCIRAQQTIHGAFKEPVVEKPSTLKSLTGPVVKLLKQVGRLFPGGECEVFYAGSVESPN; this is encoded by the coding sequence ATGTCAAAATCACTTACGATCATCAGCTTTACGATCAGCGTGTTCGTCGGACTGCTTGTCCTCATCGCGATCGTGCTGCTATTTTTCTTGGATATCAACGCTTATAAGCCCCGGTTTGAAGCAACGATCTCGGACACACTCGGGATGAAAGTCAACATTGATGGCCGTTTGGAAATCGGCCTCTTCCCGAACCTATTTGTCACGCTCAAGGACGTGCACATCCGCAACCGGGGGACGGAGGTTGCCAACGCAAGAGAGGCCAGGGTTGGAATCGACGTCTTCCCTCTGTTTCAAAAGGAGGTTCGGATCAAGAAGATCGTGGTGGAACACCCGAGCATATCCATCGAGAAGGCCCGGGACGGTAAGTACAACTTTGAGAAATCAGAGGAGGCCGAAGGACCATTACCCAATCTGATCCTGGCAAAAGTATCTTTTTCAAACGGGACGCTCCGCTACGTGGGCAAGCAATCCGGGGATGGATTCGAGGCAGGTGATTGCAACCTGGATATGAGTCGCCTTCAACTTTCGGTCAAGGAACACCCGGGAATCATGAGAAACCTTTCCTTCGCAGCGGAACTCGCCTGCGGGGAGGTTCGGACAAAGGACTACACTGCATCCGACTTGAAGCTTTCGGTTACCGGGCAGCGCGGGGTCTTCGAACTTAAACCACTGACGATGCGGGTCTTTGCCGGGCAAGGTTCAGGGAGTATGCGGGCGGATTTTACGGGGGCTGTTCCCCTTTATGATGTTCGCTATTCGCTTTCACAGTTCCGTATTGAGGAGTTCCTCAAGAACCTGTCGACACAGAAAACCGCAGAAGGGCCGATGGACTTCTCCGCAGACCTGTCGCTACAGGGAGAAACCGTGAACAAACTGAGGCGGAGTATGCGGGGGCGGATCACGCTGCGTGGCAAGAACCTCATCCTCTATGGCCGCGACCTCGATCAGGAGTTCGCTCGGTTTGAATCCAGCCAGACCTTCAACCTCGTGGACCTGGGCGCCCTGTTCTTTGCTGGGCCTGTCGGCCTGACGGTCACCAAAGGGTACAATTTTGCGAGCATCCTTCAAGGATCGGAGGGCCGCAGTGAAATCAGGACGCTCGTTTCAGACTGGAAAGTCGAGGGCGGCGCAGCACAGTCGCAGGACGTGGCTATGGCAACGGACAAGAACCGGGTCGCCCTGCAGGGTGGGCTCGATTTCGTCAGCGAGCGGTTCGATGCCGTGACTGTGGCATTGATCGACTCCCAGGGCTGTATCAGGGCGCAGCAAACAATACATGGCGCCTTCAAGGAACCGGTGGTTGAAAAGCCAAGCACCCTCAAGTCGCTCACCGGACCGGTGGTCAAGTTGCTCAAGCAGGTAGGGCGGCTCTTCCCGGGTGGGGAATGCGAAGTGTTTTACGCTGGTTCGGTAGAGTCGCCGAATTAA
- a CDS encoding glycyl-radical enzyme activating protein, translating to MSGVVLDLQRWSIHDGPGARTVVFLKGCPLQCQWCCNPESQCKAPEIAIFPQNCIGCGRCAATCPDQVARPSSEGGFTDRGLCSRCGKCVEACVSGAREWMGEEVAAGEVMKTVQRDMAFYRRSGGGVTFSGGEPLCQPDFLEILLKKCEALGLNTAIETCGHFNWRKCKDVIKRADLVYLDIKHMDPVRHRELTGVSNETILQNAINIAAEHVPLIIRIPVIPSLNDSVENITATVEFARRNLRGAKGIEFMSYHTLGKEKYAAIGLDYKLEHIRVLDDEEMNNLRKLVDCPRQPSLVNWRPVA from the coding sequence ATGAGCGGCGTTGTTCTCGACCTCCAGAGATGGTCCATCCACGATGGTCCCGGAGCACGGACGGTAGTTTTCCTGAAAGGTTGTCCTCTGCAGTGTCAATGGTGCTGCAATCCCGAATCTCAATGTAAGGCCCCAGAAATTGCCATTTTCCCACAGAACTGTATAGGTTGCGGGCGTTGTGCAGCGACCTGTCCAGATCAGGTCGCCAGGCCGTCTAGCGAAGGTGGATTCACGGATAGAGGCCTTTGTAGTCGGTGTGGGAAATGCGTGGAAGCTTGTGTATCTGGCGCTCGAGAATGGATGGGTGAAGAAGTCGCAGCCGGCGAAGTGATGAAAACCGTGCAGCGTGACATGGCTTTCTACAGAAGATCCGGAGGAGGAGTAACGTTTTCGGGTGGAGAGCCGTTGTGCCAACCGGACTTTCTTGAAATTCTATTAAAGAAGTGCGAGGCCCTGGGGTTAAATACGGCAATTGAAACTTGCGGCCATTTTAATTGGAGGAAGTGCAAAGACGTTATTAAACGAGCAGACCTAGTGTACCTGGATATAAAACACATGGACCCGGTCCGCCATCGGGAACTGACAGGAGTATCTAACGAGACTATCCTTCAGAACGCCATTAACATCGCGGCTGAGCACGTCCCCTTGATCATTAGAATTCCGGTGATCCCGTCCTTGAATGACAGTGTTGAAAACATAACTGCGACCGTCGAGTTTGCGCGCAGAAACTTAAGGGGCGCGAAAGGCATCGAATTCATGTCTTACCATACTTTGGGAAAAGAAAAGTATGCAGCGATAGGTCTAGATTACAAGCTTGAGCATATCAGAGTGCTCGATGACGAAGAAATGAATAATCTAAGAAAGCTTGTCGATTGTCCCCGCCAACCGAGTCTCGTCAATTGGCGCCCCGTCGCGTGA